In the Candidatus Omnitrophota bacterium genome, one interval contains:
- a CDS encoding AraC family transcriptional regulator, which translates to MECSLAIKGIASTRILQELQGAFLKFTGMEFSFVDLKGKPVIISQYAGHSCKALLSSKKKDSAFPDVVTKSCNSLSGSKKPVISEYNKTPLAFVPIIIEGNAIGAVLMCPGGSQAANAGISKEQFKSAAELLFIFVNYVFKHEFDFLVVSDTDKQYSRNQEAVLKAVAFIKKNYHDKDISLQKVAAEVALSHYYFSHIFKDELKITFIEYLTKVRMEASAKLLKNRNLNVNQIAYAVGYQDPNYFSKVFKRYMKTSPIEYRNNMLRKGTEKQIITA; encoded by the coding sequence GCGATAAAAGGAATTGCCAGCACAAGGATCCTGCAGGAGCTTCAGGGCGCGTTCCTGAAGTTTACGGGCATGGAATTCTCTTTCGTGGACCTGAAGGGGAAGCCCGTGATAATCTCGCAGTATGCCGGGCATTCCTGTAAAGCCCTCCTCTCGTCGAAGAAAAAAGATTCCGCGTTCCCGGACGTCGTAACTAAATCGTGCAATTCCCTCTCCGGCTCGAAGAAACCCGTTATTTCCGAATATAATAAAACACCGCTGGCGTTCGTCCCTATAATAATAGAGGGGAACGCGATAGGCGCGGTCTTGATGTGCCCCGGCGGCAGCCAGGCCGCCAATGCCGGGATATCGAAGGAGCAATTCAAAAGCGCGGCCGAGCTTTTATTCATTTTTGTAAATTATGTGTTTAAGCATGAATTCGACTTCCTGGTCGTTTCCGATACAGACAAGCAGTATTCGCGCAACCAGGAAGCGGTCCTTAAAGCTGTAGCGTTCATAAAGAAAAACTACCACGACAAGGACATATCCCTCCAGAAAGTAGCCGCGGAAGTCGCCCTGAGCCATTACTATTTCAGCCATATTTTCAAGGATGAGCTTAAGATCACTTTTATAGAATATTTGACGAAGGTCAGGATGGAAGCTTCGGCCAAGCTTTTGAAAAACCGCAACCTGAATGTTAACCAGATCGCGTATGCCGTTGGATACCAGGACCCGAATTATTTCAGTAAAGTTTTTAAAAGATACATGAAAACCTCCCCGATCGAATACAGGAACAATATGCTGAGAAAGGGGACAGAAAAACAAATAATTACGGCATAA